From one Danio rerio strain Tuebingen ecotype United States chromosome 19, GRCz12tu, whole genome shotgun sequence genomic stretch:
- the col11a2 gene encoding collagen alpha-2(XI) chain isoform 1 precursor (isoform 1 precursor is encoded by transcript variant 1), translating into MDIRKKRRPWCMETSFVLLLCLSMAQADPVDVLRVLQLPSLPEGVQKVPGFCTSRLSGTPDHAYRITKKAQISAPTKQLFSGRFPENFSIMTLVKAKAGLQAFLLSIYNEQGVQQLGLELGRSPIFLYEDQHRKPAPEDYPLFKGVNLADGKWHRIAISVQKKNITLILDCKNRITKTLPRSNNPVLDTKGITVFGARLLDEEVFQGEIQQLLIASNPQAAYDFCEHYSPDCDSPLPKVQSQDPNTYRRSKHNQPKARQTKRKPMRPPQNQKTPKPKQPPSLKNLLNFPPFDKAVASVRAIKGEKGEPAVLEPGMLIEGPPGPEGPAGLPGPSGPQGQPGSVGDPGERGPTGKAGLPGADGVPGPPGTSVMLPFRFGQSAGEKGPVASAQEAQAQAILSQARLALKGPSGPMGFTGRPGPLGTPGSPGFKGERGDPGAQGPRGPQGVSGPPGKAGRRGRAGADGARGMPGESGIKGDRGFDGLPGLPGDKGYRGQPGGMGPPGPHGEDGERGDDGDVGPRGLPGEPGPRGLLGPKGPSGLPGPPGVRGNDGPHGPKGNLGPQGEPGPPGQQGAPGTQGMPGPQGATGPPGEKGPTGKPGLPGMPGADGPPGHPGKEGPGGTKGNQGPNGPQGSIGYPGPRGLKGAQGIRGLKGHKGEKGEDGFPGIKGDFGVKGERGEVGVPGPRGEDGPEGPKGRVGPPGEIGPLGLLGEKGKLGVPGLPGYPGRQGIKGSLGFPGFPGTNGEKGTRGLIGKPGPRGQRGPTGPRGQRGPRGATGKSGAKGGSGSDGPPGPPGERGLTGPQGANGFPGPKGPPGPPGKDGLPGHPGQRGEVGFQGKVGPPGPPGVVGPHGPSGETGQMGERGHPGPPGPPGEQGLSGSSGKEGTKGDPGPPGGPGKDGPPGLRGFPGERGLPGTPGSGGLKGNEGPAGPPGPAGSSGERGGAGTAGPVGPPGRPGPQGPPGTSGEKGVPGEKGPVGPAGRDGIQGPVGLPGPAGPPGISGEDGDKGEVGEPGQKGAKGSKGEHGPPGPPGPMGPVGQPGAAGADGETGPRGQQGQFGAKGDEGTRGFPGPPGPIGLQGLPGPGGEKGETGDVGPLGPPGPPGPRGPAGPNGADGPQGPPGGLGNPGPIGEKGEPGESGPPGVGGEPGKLGPRGERGEKGESGQPGTPGPPGGKGPTGDDGPKGNPGPVGFPGDPGPPGEVGPRGQDGAKGDRGEDGEQGEAGSPGPTGENGPPGPPGKRGPAGTRGPEGRQGEKGSKGDSGALGPPGKTGPVGPQGQPGKPGTEGLRGLPGTVGEQGSPGAAGPKGPPGPLGPPGLAGLRGDPGAKGEKGHPGMLGLIGPAGEQGEKGDRGMPGPQGSTGPKGETGISGGTGPLGPAGPAGMPGPRGVKGAKGASGGAGPKGEKGVQGPPGPPGPPGDVIQPLPIQIPKKSKRSIDASKILSEADAEAADTTGSEFLTGNEGMEEIFGSLNSLRQEIESMRFPLGTKESPGRTCQDLHLSQPDLKDGEYWIDPNQGCARDSFKVYCNFTAGGETCLYPSKAVENVKMNSWIKEKPGSLFSQFAKGNKFSYVDSVGEAVGVVQLGFLRLLSVQARQNLTYHCQRSVAWTDQTTDGGYKRALRLQGANDEEISYETSPYIKALIDGCSYRKGLDRTVLEVNTPQVEQLPLLDIRISDFGEDNQKFGFEVGPVCFLG; encoded by the exons ATCCAGTAGATGTTTTGCGGGTGCTGCAGTTGCCTTCCCTTCCTGAAGGTGTGCAGAAGGTTCCGGGTTTCTGTACCTCCCGATTGTCTGGGACTCCTGATCATGCCTACCGCATCACTAAAAAAGCCCAGATCTCTGCCCCCACCAAACAGCTATTCTCAG GACGTTTCCCGGAGAACTTCTCCATCATGACTCTGGTAAAGGCCAAGGCTGGTCTTCAAGCCTTCCTGTTGTCCATCTATAATGAGCAGGGTGTGCAGCAGCTTGGGCTGGAGCTGGGACGCTCACCCATCTTCCTGTATGAGGACCAGCATCGCAAACCTGCCCCAGAGGACTACCCACTGTTCAAAGGCGTCAACCTGGCTGACGGCAA GTGGCACCGCATTGCCATTTCTGTGCAGAAGAAGAACATCACTCTGATCCTGGACTGCAAGAATCGCATCACCAAAACTCTGCCAAGGAGCAACAACCCAGTGTTGGACACCAAGGGCATCACTGTTTTTGGAGCCCGTCTCCTGGATGAGGAGGTTTTCCAG GGTGAGATCCAGCAGCTGCTGATCGCATCCAACCCTCAGGCCGCATATGACTTCTGTGAGCATTACAGCCCTGACTGCGACTCTCCTCTGCCCAAAGTCCAGTCCCAGGACCCAAACACCTAT CGCAGGTCAAAGCACAACCAACCAAAAGCAAGACAGACAAAACGAAAGCCAATGCGTCCCCCGCAAAACCAAAAGACACCAAAGCCAAAGCAGCCTCCGTCACTCAAAAACCTGCT AAATTTCCCACCCTTCGACAAGGCTGTT GCCTCAGTGCGAGCCATTAAGGGAGAGAAGGGAGAGCCTGCTGTCCTTGAACCT GGCATGCTGATTGAAGGACCACCAGGACCAGAAGGACCAGCA GGTCTCCCTGGCCCCTCTGGCCCCCAAGGACAACCTGGTTCTGTTGGTGATCCTGGTGAGAGG GGTCCTACTGGTAAGGCTGGTCTACCTGGAGCAGATGGTGTTCCAGGACCTCCAGGAACCTCTGTCATGCTTCCT TTCCGCTTTGGACAGAGCGCTGGAGAGAAAGGACCTGTTGCCTCTGCACAGGAAGCCCAAGCTCAAGCCATTCTGTCTCAAGCTCGG CTTGCCCTGAAAGGACCATCCGGGCCAATGGGTTTCACTGGCCGTCCTGGacctttg GGAACACCTGGAAGTCCTGGCTTTAAGGGAGAAAGGGGGGACCCTGGTGCTCAG GGTCCTAGAGGTCCTCAGGGTGTGTCTGGTCCTCCTGGCAAAGCTGGTCGGAGG GGTCGCGCTGGTGCTGATGGAGCCAGAGGGATGCCAGGAGAGTCTGGAATTAAG gGTGACCGTGGTTTTGATGGCCTTCCTGGTTTGCCTGGTGACAAGGGTTATCGG GGTCAACCTGGAGGAATGGGACCCCCAGGACCACATGGAGAGGACGGAGAGAGG GGAGATGATGGAGATGTTGGACCCAGAGGTCTTCCTGGCGAACCT GGACCCCGTGGTTTGTTGGGGCCTAAAGGGCCTTCTGGACTTCCTGGACCTCCT GGTGTTCGTGGAAATGATGGTCCACATGGTCCAAAAGGAAACTTA GGACCACAAGGAGAGCCCGGTCCTCCAGGCCAGCAGGGGGCTCCAGGAACACAG GGAATGCCAGGTCCACAGGGTGCCACTGGACCACCAGGAGAGAAA GGACCCACAGGAAAGCCAGGTCTACCAGGAATGCCAGGAGCTGATGGTCCTCCC GGTCATCCCGGGAAGGAAGGTCCTGGTGGAACCAAAGGAAATCAA GGTCCTAATGGTCCTCAGGGCTCTATTGGCTATCCTGGCCCTCGGGGATTGAag GGAGCTCAAGGTATCCGTGGACTGAAAGGTCATAAAGGAGAGAAG ggaGAGGATGGATTCCCAGGAATTAAAGGAGACTTTGGTGTGAAGGGAGAGAGG GGAGAGGTGGGCGTGCCCGGCCCAAGAGGAGAAGATGGTCCTGAGGGGCCAAAGGGTCGCGTCGGACCCCCTGGTGAAATTGGTCCCCTCGGCCTGTTGGGAGAGAAG GGTAAACTTGgtgttcctggacttcctggataTCCTGGACGTCAAGGAATAAAG GGGTCCCTTGGTTTCCCAGGATTCCCTGGTACAAATGGCGAGAAGGGCACAAGG GGTTTGATTGGAAAACCTGGACCAAGAGGACAAAGAGGGCCGACA ggTCCTAGAGGGCAGAGAGGACCACGTGGGGCAACTGGGAAATCAGGTGCTAAG GGTGGATCAGGAAGTGACGGGCCTCCTGGACCACCAGGAGAGAGA ggGCTAACTGGACCTCAGGGTGCTAATGGATTCCCTGGGCCAAAGGGACCTCCC GGACCTCCAGGGAAAGATGGACTTCCTGGACACCCTGGACAGAGAGGCGAAGTC GGTTTCCAAGGCAAAGTTGGACCACCTGGCCCACCTGGAGTTGTTGGCCCACAC GGTCCCTCTGGTGAGACTGGTCAGATGGGTGAGCGTGGCCACCCTGGACCTCCAGGACCACCTGGTGAGCAAGGCCTTTCTGGCTCCTCTGGTAAAGAAGGAACCAAAGGAGATCCCGGTCCTCCTGGTGGCCCCGGTAAAGATGGACCCCCTGGACTTAGAGGATTCCCAGGAGAGAGAGGACTACCAGGAACTCCA GGTTCTGGAGGACTGAAAGGAAATGAAGGCCCTGCTGGACCACCTGGTCCTGCG GGTTCATCTGGGGAGAGAGGTGGTGCTGGCACTGCAGGCCCTGTCGGCCCACCTGGACGACCTGGACCTCAGGGACCCCCTGGAACTTCAGGTGAAAAGGGAGTACCA GGCGAGAAAGGTCCGGTTGGTCCAGCTGGTCGTGATGGCATCCAAGGCCCAGTTGGTCTCCCAGGCCCTGCCGGACCTCCAGGTATTTCTGGAGAAGATGGAGACAAG GGTGAGGTTGGAGAGCCAGGACAAAAGGGAGCTAAAGGGTCCAAAGGAGAACAT GGTCCTCCTGGTCCACCTGGGCCGATGGGTCCTGTTGGACAGCCTGGTGCAGCG GGTGCTGATGGTGAGACGGGTCCAAGAGGTCAACAGGGACAGTTTGGTGCCAAGGGAGATGAAGGCACAAGAGGTTTCCCTGGTCCCCCTGGCCCCATAGGATTGCAG GGTTTGCCAGGCCCAGGTGGAGAAAAGGGAGAGACAGGAGATGTTGGACCCTTG GGTCCTCCTGGTCCTCCAGGGCCGCGTGGTCCTGCTGGTCCTAATGGTGCTGAT GGTCCCCAAGGTCCTCCAGGAGGTTTGGGTAATCCAGGTCCCATAGGAGAGAAG GGTGAGCCTGGTGAATCTGGACCACCTGGTGTTGGTGGAGAGCCAGGAAAATTG GGCCCAAGAGGAGAGCGTGGTGAGAAGGGAGAGTCCGGGCAGCCTGGCACCCCTGGTCCTCCTGGAGGAAAGGGACCCACTGGAGATGACGGACCCAAAGGAAACCCT ggTCCTGTTGGATTCCCTGGTGATCCTGGACCCCCTGGTGAAGTTGGACCACGA GGTCAAGATGGTGCAAAGGGTGACAGAGGAGAGGATGGAGAACAAGGAGAAGCC GGCTCACCTGGACCTACTGGAGAGAACGGACCACCTGGACCTCCAGGAAAGAGA GGTCCTGCAGGCACAAGGGGACCGGAGGGCCGTCAAGGAGAGAAAGGAAGCAAG GGTGATTCAGGTGCTCTTGGTCCTCCCGGAAAAACTGGCCCTGTGGGGCCACAGGGACAACCCGGAAAACCAGGAACTGAGGGTCTAAGAGGGTTGCCTGGAACAGTG GGTGAGCAAGGTTCTCCAGGTGCTGCAGGCCCTAAAGGACCTCCTGGACCTCTG GGTCCTCCAGGTCTGGCTGGTCTTCGCGGTGATCCCGGTGCTAAAGGTGAGAAGGGACATCCAGGTATGCTCGGACTGATCGGGCCTGCTGGAGAACAAGGAGAGAAGGGAGACAGAGGCATGCCAGGACCACAGGGATCAACAGGACCCAAGGGAGAAACG ggtATATCTGGAGGAACTGGTCCACTTGGTCCTGCAGGTCCTGCTGGTATGCCT GGCCCGAGGGGTGTCAAAGGAGCTAAAGGTGCCAGT GGTGGGGCTGGTCCTAAAGGAGAAAAGGGTGTACAAGGACCACCAGGACCACCT GGTCCCCCTGGTGATGTCATCCAGCCGCTGCCCATTCAGATCCCCAAGAAGTCCAAGCGCTCCATCGACGCCAGTAAGATTCTGTCTGAGGCTGACGCTGAGGCTGCCGACACCACTGGCTCTGAGTTCCTGACTGGTAATGAAGGAATGGAGGAGATCTTCGGCTCACTTAATTCCCTGCGCCAGGAGATCGAGAGCATGCGCTTCCCATTGGGCACAAAGGAGAGCCCCGGCCGCACCTGCCAGGATCTCCATCTCAGCCAACCAGATCTGAAAGACG GCGAGTATTGGATTGATCCAAATCAAGGCTGTGCTCGCGACTCTTTCAAGGTTTACTGTAACTTCACTGCCGGCGGAGAGACCTGCCTGTATCCCAGCAAAGCAGTGGAGAAT GTAAAGATGAACTCTTGGATAAAGGAGAAGCCTGGGTCCTTGTTCAGTCAGTTTGCAAAGGGCAACAAG TTTTCATATGTAGACTCGGTTGGAGAGGCTGTGGGTGTTGTTCAGCTGGGCTTCTTGCGGCTGCTCAGTGTCCAGGCCAGACAGAACCTCACCTACCACTGCCAACGCTCGGTGGCCTGGACTGACCAAACCACCGACGGCGGATACAAGCGGGCGCTGCGTCTGCAGGGGGCCAATGATGAGGAGATCAGCTATGAGACTAGCCCATATATCAAAGCCCTCATCGACGGCTGCTCC TATCGTAAGGGTCTGGACAGGACGGTGCTGGAGGTGAACACACCTCAGGTGGAGCAGCTCCCTCTGCTGGACATCAGGATCTCAGACTTTGGGGAGGACAATCAGAAATTTGGTTTTGAAGTAGGACCTGTCTGTTTCCtgggataa
- the col11a2 gene encoding collagen alpha-2(XI) chain isoform X4, with amino-acid sequence MDIRKKRRPWCMETSFVLLLCLSMAQADPVDVLRVLQLPSLPEGVQKVPGFCTSRLSGTPDHAYRITKKAQISAPTKQLFSGRFPENFSIMTLVKAKAGLQAFLLSIYNEQGVQQLGLELGRSPIFLYEDQHRKPAPEDYPLFKGVNLADGKWHRIAISVQKKNITLILDCKNRITKTLPRSNNPVLDTKGITVFGARLLDEEVFQGEIQQLLIASNPQAAYDFCEHYSPDCDSPLPKVQSQDPNTYAGKANNGKVTKQKTAPAAKPAPAKPAKSKPTPAPKTAKSKPTAAQLLISKIKPTPASKLAAKPKATPAPKNDKKKTNDNGKVNNGQTKVNGNGNGKSNGNGKDTNGKAKAGSNGKPNNNGNGNGKKTNGDAKINGNGPKTVKTVTKVASAKKSETPATKTVTGKPKAQVKAQPTKSKTDKTKANASPAKPKDTKAKAASVTQKPAVFKPTPVPLPRPSKTILDVNNVKSMSRNFPPFDKAVVSATTIKKKPTNGYQQVDETVPVEEMDATKTGGEVASQTPEEPFTEEYITSDFGMKEYDYSYKDYNEPIIESKTEDTLGPALSAVTEEGGASVRAIKGEKGEPAVLEPGMLIEGPPGPEGPAGLPGPSGPQGQPGSVGDPGERGPTGKAGLPGADGVPGPPGTSVMLPFRFGQSAGEKGPVASAQEAQAQAILSQARLALKGPSGPMGFTGRPGPLGTPGSPGFKGERGDPGAQGPRGPQGVSGPPGKAGRRGRAGADGARGMPGESGIKGDRGFDGLPGLPGDKGYRGQPGGMGPPGPHGEDGERGDDGDVGPRGLPGEPGPRGLLGPKGPSGLPGPPGVRGNDGPHGPKGNLGPQGEPGPPGQQGAPGTQGMPGPQGATGPPGEKGPTGKPGLPGMPGADGPPGHPGKEGPGGTKGNQGPNGPQGSIGYPGPRGLKGAQGIRGLKGHKGEKGEDGFPGIKGDFGVKGERGEVGVPGPRGEDGPEGPKGRVGPPGEIGPLGLLGEKGKLGVPGLPGYPGRQGIKGSLGFPGFPGTNGEKGTRGLIGKPGPRGQRGPTGPRGQRGPRGATGKSGAKGGSGSDGPPGPPGERGLTGPQGANGFPGPKGPPGPPGKDGLPGHPGQRGEVGFQGKVGPPGPPGVVGPHGPSGETGQMGERGHPGPPGPPGEQGLSGSSGKEGTKGDPGPPGGPGKDGPPGLRGFPGERGLPGTPGSGGLKGNEGPAGPPGPAGSSGERGGAGTAGPVGPPGRPGPQGPPGTSGEKGVPGEKGPVGPAGRDGIQGPVGLPGPAGPPGISGEDGDKGEVGEPGQKGAKGSKGEHGPPGPPGPMGPVGQPGAAGADGETGPRGQQGQFGAKGDEGTRGFPGPPGPIGLQGLPGPGGEKGETGDVGPLGPPGPPGPRGPAGPNGADGPQGPPGGLGNPGPIGEKGEPGESGPPGVGGEPGKLGPRGERGEKGESGQPGTPGPPGGKGPTGDDGPKGNPGPVGFPGDPGPPGEVGPRGQDGAKGDRGEDGEQGEAGSPGPTGENGPPGPPGKRGPAGTRGPEGRQGEKGSKGDSGALGPPGKTGPVGPQGQPGKPGTEGLRGLPGTVGEQGSPGAAGPKGPPGPLGPPGLAGLRGDPGAKGEKGHPGMLGLIGPAGEQGEKGDRGMPGPQGSTGPKGETGISGGTGPLGPAGPAGMPGPRGVKGAKGASGGAGPKGEKGVQGPPGPPGPPGDVIQPLPIQIPKKSKRSIDASKILSEADAEAADTTGSEFLTGNEGMEEIFGSLNSLRQEIESMRFPLGTKESPGRTCQDLHLSQPDLKDGEYWIDPNQGCARDSFKVYCNFTAGGETCLYPSKAVENVKMNSWIKEKPGSLFSQFAKGNKFSYVDSVGEAVGVVQLGFLRLLSVQARQNLTYHCQRSVAWTDQTTDGGYKRALRLQGANDEEISYETSPYIKALIDGCSYRKGLDRTVLEVNTPQVEQLPLLDIRISDFGEDNQKFGFEVGPVCFLG; translated from the exons ATCCAGTAGATGTTTTGCGGGTGCTGCAGTTGCCTTCCCTTCCTGAAGGTGTGCAGAAGGTTCCGGGTTTCTGTACCTCCCGATTGTCTGGGACTCCTGATCATGCCTACCGCATCACTAAAAAAGCCCAGATCTCTGCCCCCACCAAACAGCTATTCTCAG GACGTTTCCCGGAGAACTTCTCCATCATGACTCTGGTAAAGGCCAAGGCTGGTCTTCAAGCCTTCCTGTTGTCCATCTATAATGAGCAGGGTGTGCAGCAGCTTGGGCTGGAGCTGGGACGCTCACCCATCTTCCTGTATGAGGACCAGCATCGCAAACCTGCCCCAGAGGACTACCCACTGTTCAAAGGCGTCAACCTGGCTGACGGCAA GTGGCACCGCATTGCCATTTCTGTGCAGAAGAAGAACATCACTCTGATCCTGGACTGCAAGAATCGCATCACCAAAACTCTGCCAAGGAGCAACAACCCAGTGTTGGACACCAAGGGCATCACTGTTTTTGGAGCCCGTCTCCTGGATGAGGAGGTTTTCCAG GGTGAGATCCAGCAGCTGCTGATCGCATCCAACCCTCAGGCCGCATATGACTTCTGTGAGCATTACAGCCCTGACTGCGACTCTCCTCTGCCCAAAGTCCAGTCCCAGGACCCAAACACCTAT gCGGGCAAGGCAAACAATGGCAAAGTCACTAAGCAAAAAACTGCTCCAGCTGCAAAGCCTGCTCCAGctaaaccagctaaatccaagCCAACACCAGCACCCAAAACAGCAAAGAGCAAACCTACAGCAGCACAATTATTGATTTCAAAGATAAAACCTACTCCTGCTTCTAAACTAGCAGCTAAACCAAAAGCAACTCCAGCACCAAAGAATGACAAAAAGAAGACCAACGACAATGGAAAGGTCAATAATGGTCAAACTAAAGTAAATGGAAATGGTAATGGCAAGAGCAATGGAAATGGTAAAGACACTAATGGGAAGGCTAAGGCTGGCAGCAATGGTAAACCCAATAACAACGGCAACggcaatggaaaaaaaacaaacggaGATGCTAAAATTAATGGCAATGGCCCGAAAACAGTAAAGACTGTGACCAAAGTAGCATCAGCCAAGAAGTCAGAAACACCCGCTACGAAAACTGTAACAGGAAAACCTAAAGCGCAGGTCAAAGCACAACCAACCAAAAGCAAGACAGACAAAACGAAAGCCAATGCGTCCCCCGCAAAACCAAAAGACACCAAAGCCAAAGCAGCCTCCGTCACTCAAAAACCTGCTGTTTTCAAACCCACCCCCGTGCCTTTGCCTCGACCTTCAAAAACCATCCTCGATGTCAATAACGTCAAATCAATGTCCAGAAATTTCCCACCCTTCGACAAGGCTGTTGTGAGTGCCACCACCATCAAGAAGAAACCGACCAATGGTTACCAACAG GTCGACGAGACTGTCCCCGTTGAGGAAATGGATGCTACCAAGACAGGTGGTGAGGTGGCGTCTCAAACGCCAGAAGAGCCCTTCACTGAGGAGTACATTACAAGCGACTTTGGGATGAAGGAGTATGACTATTCCTACAAGGACTACAATGAGCCCATCATTGAGAGCAAGACGGAGGACACTCTAGGCCCTGCCCTGTCCGCTGTGACAGAGGAGGGGGGT GCCTCAGTGCGAGCCATTAAGGGAGAGAAGGGAGAGCCTGCTGTCCTTGAACCT GGCATGCTGATTGAAGGACCACCAGGACCAGAAGGACCAGCA GGTCTCCCTGGCCCCTCTGGCCCCCAAGGACAACCTGGTTCTGTTGGTGATCCTGGTGAGAGG GGTCCTACTGGTAAGGCTGGTCTACCTGGAGCAGATGGTGTTCCAGGACCTCCAGGAACCTCTGTCATGCTTCCT TTCCGCTTTGGACAGAGCGCTGGAGAGAAAGGACCTGTTGCCTCTGCACAGGAAGCCCAAGCTCAAGCCATTCTGTCTCAAGCTCGG CTTGCCCTGAAAGGACCATCCGGGCCAATGGGTTTCACTGGCCGTCCTGGacctttg GGAACACCTGGAAGTCCTGGCTTTAAGGGAGAAAGGGGGGACCCTGGTGCTCAG GGTCCTAGAGGTCCTCAGGGTGTGTCTGGTCCTCCTGGCAAAGCTGGTCGGAGG GGTCGCGCTGGTGCTGATGGAGCCAGAGGGATGCCAGGAGAGTCTGGAATTAAG gGTGACCGTGGTTTTGATGGCCTTCCTGGTTTGCCTGGTGACAAGGGTTATCGG GGTCAACCTGGAGGAATGGGACCCCCAGGACCACATGGAGAGGACGGAGAGAGG GGAGATGATGGAGATGTTGGACCCAGAGGTCTTCCTGGCGAACCT GGACCCCGTGGTTTGTTGGGGCCTAAAGGGCCTTCTGGACTTCCTGGACCTCCT GGTGTTCGTGGAAATGATGGTCCACATGGTCCAAAAGGAAACTTA GGACCACAAGGAGAGCCCGGTCCTCCAGGCCAGCAGGGGGCTCCAGGAACACAG GGAATGCCAGGTCCACAGGGTGCCACTGGACCACCAGGAGAGAAA GGACCCACAGGAAAGCCAGGTCTACCAGGAATGCCAGGAGCTGATGGTCCTCCC GGTCATCCCGGGAAGGAAGGTCCTGGTGGAACCAAAGGAAATCAA GGTCCTAATGGTCCTCAGGGCTCTATTGGCTATCCTGGCCCTCGGGGATTGAag GGAGCTCAAGGTATCCGTGGACTGAAAGGTCATAAAGGAGAGAAG ggaGAGGATGGATTCCCAGGAATTAAAGGAGACTTTGGTGTGAAGGGAGAGAGG GGAGAGGTGGGCGTGCCCGGCCCAAGAGGAGAAGATGGTCCTGAGGGGCCAAAGGGTCGCGTCGGACCCCCTGGTGAAATTGGTCCCCTCGGCCTGTTGGGAGAGAAG GGTAAACTTGgtgttcctggacttcctggataTCCTGGACGTCAAGGAATAAAG GGGTCCCTTGGTTTCCCAGGATTCCCTGGTACAAATGGCGAGAAGGGCACAAGG GGTTTGATTGGAAAACCTGGACCAAGAGGACAAAGAGGGCCGACA ggTCCTAGAGGGCAGAGAGGACCACGTGGGGCAACTGGGAAATCAGGTGCTAAG GGTGGATCAGGAAGTGACGGGCCTCCTGGACCACCAGGAGAGAGA ggGCTAACTGGACCTCAGGGTGCTAATGGATTCCCTGGGCCAAAGGGACCTCCC GGACCTCCAGGGAAAGATGGACTTCCTGGACACCCTGGACAGAGAGGCGAAGTC GGTTTCCAAGGCAAAGTTGGACCACCTGGCCCACCTGGAGTTGTTGGCCCACAC GGTCCCTCTGGTGAGACTGGTCAGATGGGTGAGCGTGGCCACCCTGGACCTCCAGGACCACCTGGTGAGCAAGGCCTTTCTGGCTCCTCTGGTAAAGAAGGAACCAAAGGAGATCCCGGTCCTCCTGGTGGCCCCGGTAAAGATGGACCCCCTGGACTTAGAGGATTCCCAGGAGAGAGAGGACTACCAGGAACTCCA GGTTCTGGAGGACTGAAAGGAAATGAAGGCCCTGCTGGACCACCTGGTCCTGCG GGTTCATCTGGGGAGAGAGGTGGTGCTGGCACTGCAGGCCCTGTCGGCCCACCTGGACGACCTGGACCTCAGGGACCCCCTGGAACTTCAGGTGAAAAGGGAGTACCA GGCGAGAAAGGTCCGGTTGGTCCAGCTGGTCGTGATGGCATCCAAGGCCCAGTTGGTCTCCCAGGCCCTGCCGGACCTCCAGGTATTTCTGGAGAAGATGGAGACAAG GGTGAGGTTGGAGAGCCAGGACAAAAGGGAGCTAAAGGGTCCAAAGGAGAACAT GGTCCTCCTGGTCCACCTGGGCCGATGGGTCCTGTTGGACAGCCTGGTGCAGCG GGTGCTGATGGTGAGACGGGTCCAAGAGGTCAACAGGGACAGTTTGGTGCCAAGGGAGATGAAGGCACAAGAGGTTTCCCTGGTCCCCCTGGCCCCATAGGATTGCAG GGTTTGCCAGGCCCAGGTGGAGAAAAGGGAGAGACAGGAGATGTTGGACCCTTG GGTCCTCCTGGTCCTCCAGGGCCGCGTGGTCCTGCTGGTCCTAATGGTGCTGAT GGTCCCCAAGGTCCTCCAGGAGGTTTGGGTAATCCAGGTCCCATAGGAGAGAAG GGTGAGCCTGGTGAATCTGGACCACCTGGTGTTGGTGGAGAGCCAGGAAAATTG GGCCCAAGAGGAGAGCGTGGTGAGAAGGGAGAGTCCGGGCAGCCTGGCACCCCTGGTCCTCCTGGAGGAAAGGGACCCACTGGAGATGACGGACCCAAAGGAAACCCT ggTCCTGTTGGATTCCCTGGTGATCCTGGACCCCCTGGTGAAGTTGGACCACGA GGTCAAGATGGTGCAAAGGGTGACAGAGGAGAGGATGGAGAACAAGGAGAAGCC GGCTCACCTGGACCTACTGGAGAGAACGGACCACCTGGACCTCCAGGAAAGAGA GGTCCTGCAGGCACAAGGGGACCGGAGGGCCGTCAAGGAGAGAAAGGAAGCAAG GGTGATTCAGGTGCTCTTGGTCCTCCCGGAAAAACTGGCCCTGTGGGGCCACAGGGACAACCCGGAAAACCAGGAACTGAGGGTCTAAGAGGGTTGCCTGGAACAGTG GGTGAGCAAGGTTCTCCAGGTGCTGCAGGCCCTAAAGGACCTCCTGGACCTCTG GGTCCTCCAGGTCTGGCTGGTCTTCGCGGTGATCCCGGTGCTAAAGGTGAGAAGGGACATCCAGGTATGCTCGGACTGATCGGGCCTGCTGGAGAACAAGGAGAGAAGGGAGACAGAGGCATGCCAGGACCACAGGGATCAACAGGACCCAAGGGAGAAACG ggtATATCTGGAGGAACTGGTCCACTTGGTCCTGCAGGTCCTGCTGGTATGCCT GGCCCGAGGGGTGTCAAAGGAGCTAAAGGTGCCAGT GGTGGGGCTGGTCCTAAAGGAGAAAAGGGTGTACAAGGACCACCAGGACCACCT GGTCCCCCTGGTGATGTCATCCAGCCGCTGCCCATTCAGATCCCCAAGAAGTCCAAGCGCTCCATCGACGCCAGTAAGATTCTGTCTGAGGCTGACGCTGAGGCTGCCGACACCACTGGCTCTGAGTTCCTGACTGGTAATGAAGGAATGGAGGAGATCTTCGGCTCACTTAATTCCCTGCGCCAGGAGATCGAGAGCATGCGCTTCCCATTGGGCACAAAGGAGAGCCCCGGCCGCACCTGCCAGGATCTCCATCTCAGCCAACCAGATCTGAAAGACG GCGAGTATTGGATTGATCCAAATCAAGGCTGTGCTCGCGACTCTTTCAAGGTTTACTGTAACTTCACTGCCGGCGGAGAGACCTGCCTGTATCCCAGCAAAGCAGTGGAGAAT GTAAAGATGAACTCTTGGATAAAGGAGAAGCCTGGGTCCTTGTTCAGTCAGTTTGCAAAGGGCAACAAG TTTTCATATGTAGACTCGGTTGGAGAGGCTGTGGGTGTTGTTCAGCTGGGCTTCTTGCGGCTGCTCAGTGTCCAGGCCAGACAGAACCTCACCTACCACTGCCAACGCTCGGTGGCCTGGACTGACCAAACCACCGACGGCGGATACAAGCGGGCGCTGCGTCTGCAGGGGGCCAATGATGAGGAGATCAGCTATGAGACTAGCCCATATATCAAAGCCCTCATCGACGGCTGCTCC TATCGTAAGGGTCTGGACAGGACGGTGCTGGAGGTGAACACACCTCAGGTGGAGCAGCTCCCTCTGCTGGACATCAGGATCTCAGACTTTGGGGAGGACAATCAGAAATTTGGTTTTGAAGTAGGACCTGTCTGTTTCCtgggataa